In the Mastacembelus armatus chromosome 2, fMasArm1.2, whole genome shotgun sequence genome, one interval contains:
- the nid2a gene encoding nidogen-2, with product MGKGADDEDDGHEDQQDEMLHLLSYGHGPAVLAGSRACHHRPAVPPATLVHPEQLSVPGSVGRTSDSSSFCSPLRVHLRLPPSAPSHRAELLTHPSPTMERGQLFAACLLCWSCSVCVVTAIQRADMFPYGTLSGDLILAEGDDETSRVLSLPRPLYFYNSLFSQLYVATNGIISAQDLPMEKQYVDDSFPTDFPVVAPFLADIDTSRGRGQIYYRVTETPSVLNRVAQEVQRGFPDAKFTPTHAVVATWENVAAYEDQIQTTGPSNKVNTFQAVIGYDETDSYVLFLYPQDGLNFFGTRPKESYNVEIELPARVGFSRGEVTYFILSRTEGPYYSVTSDEQSVKNLYQVGNTGIPGVWLFHTGNRDSFDNIVPAAINSLLATLTPGGHGLTLDSTTPEYEEVEDYADPDNQEEDDYPLTSRGAQFQPAPGGSRHSEPRQPASPDAPPEDSGSHVSYSSEDIPLTSEPRFGSEPAGRQYVPPDPRQIQEEKPQAPLEVVDVYSPHRNEPHLSPGGHVVNVEEEDVDFNTRVIPYTTENKETCARFQQQCSQNAFCSDYATGFCCHCRPGFYGNGRHCLPDGAPQRVSGKVRGTVIVGSTPVTLNNIDLHAYIVVGDGRAYTAISEVPEPVGWALMPVAPIGELFGWLFALELPNSQVGFKFTGAEFTRHAEVTFYPGNQRLSITQTGRGLDDHNHLTVDTVVSGSVPFLPPGAEVTIDPFKEIYQYYPSVATSTSVREFSVVSAERGSESFSFQLKQNVTYRECRHSNHAAAPETLQLTMERVFVMYVKEERILRYAVTNKISPVGAEQELVNPCYSGNHDCDTTAQCIPLEGQAFQCQCATGYRGDGHNCYDIDECAEGLTSCGAHSQCVNLPGSHRCQCQSGYEFGYDERTCVDIDECSSSPCHVNARCINGMGSFQCQCQPGFYGDGFHCTQQEGQTVRPKSQCEHHRDSLQSGLQPGGRPSLGAFIPQCDSDGHYRPLQCHGSTGYCWCVDNRGQERPGTRTPPGTAPSDCDRPAEPTRPKTHCEHHRDRVQTTSPEGYPIAGAYVPQCDDNGQYISQQCHSSTGYCWCVDNRGQERPGTRTPPGTAPSDCDRPAEPTRPKTHCEHHRDRVQTTSPEGYPIAGAYVPQCDDNGQYISQQCHGSTGYCWCVDSRGQERPGTRTPPGARPKDCDRPAEPTRPKTHCEHHRDRVQTTSPEGYPIVGDYVPQCDDNGQYTPLQCHGSTGHCWCVDSRGQERPGTKTPPGAPPVDCDRPAEPTRPKTHCEHHRDRVQTTSPEGFPIAGAYVPQCDDNGQYSPLQCHGSTGYCWCVDSRGQERPGTRTPPGTARRDCDRPAEPTRPKTHCELHRDSVQTTSPEGYPIPGAFVPQCDDNGQYTAQQCHGSTGHCWCVDGTGKEKPGTRTPPGAAPVDCYKPERPKTHCEHHRDRVQTTSPEGYPIAGAYVPQCDDNGQYISQQCHSSTGYCWCVDNRGQERPGTRTPPGATPKDCDRPAEPTRPKTHCEHHRDRVQTLSPEGYPIAGAYVPQCDDNGQYLPQQCHDSTGYCWCVDSRGQERPGTRTPPGATPKDCDRPAEPTRPKTDCEHHRDRVQTTGPEGYPIVGDYVPQCDDNGQYISQQCHGSTGYCWCVDNRGQERPGTRTPPGAAPKDCDRPVPVVPTQRPESVCERWRASLIEHYGGKPEPQQYVPQCEPDGHFRPVQCYGETTYCWCVDQDGREVPGTQSNNVVKPACLPSVAPPTVRPLPRPDVTPPPYTEVTLLYAQGQKIGALPLNGTRLDAARSKTLLTLHGSIVVGIAYDCKENKVYWTDLSARTINRASVAPGAEPEILINTNLVSPEGLAVDVKRRLMFWVDSNPDMIETSNLDGSGRRTLFDTDLVNPRAIIVVSSTGTLYWTDWNREAPKIESSSVDGQNRRLVVSDGIGLPNALTYDSSSGQICWADAGTKHLECVYPDGSGRRVIHSSLNYPFSMVYYRNHFYYTDWRRDGVIAVSKTSSQFTDEYLPDQRSHLYGITIATTSCLSGSH from the exons aGTGTCCCAGGCTCGGTGGGGAGAACGAGTGattcctcttctttctgctcCCCACTCCGAGTCCATCTGCGCCTCCCTCCTAGTGCTCCCTCTCACCGCGCAGAGCTGCTCACTCACCCCAGCCCCACCATGGAGAGAGGGCAACTGTTCGCTGCGTGTCTGCTGTGCtggagctgcagtgtgtgtgtggttacagcCATCCAGAGGGCTGATATGTTTCCTTACGGCACTTTAAGTGGAGATTTAATTCTGGCAGAGGGCGACGATGAAACCTCCAGAGTGCTGTCTCTGCCCAGACCCTTATACTTCTACAACTCCCTCTTCTCCCAGCTATAT GTGGCCACAAATGGCATCATATCAGCCCAGGACTTGCCAATGGAAAAGCAATATGTTGACGACAGCTTCCCTACAGATTTCCCAGTAGTGGCCCCGTTCCTGGCTGACATTGACACCAGCAGAGGACGAGGACAGATTTACTACCGCGTGACTGAAACTCCCAGCGTACTCAACAGAGTGGCCCAG GAAGTACAGCGAGGGTTCCCTGATGCAAAgttcacacccacacatgctGTTGTGGCAACATGGGAGAACGTTGCAGCATATGAAGATCAAATTCAAACCACTGGACCGTCAAACAAG GTCAATACGTTCCAGGCAGTGATTGGTTATGATGAGACCGACTCCTATGTGCTCTTCCTCTACCCTCAAGACGGCCTGAACTTCTTTGGGACGCGACCCAAG GAGTCTTACAATGTTGAGATCGAACTTCCTGCTAGAGTTGGCTTCAGCAGAGGAGAAGTTACATATTTCATCTTATCACGAACCGAGGGACCCTACTACAGCGTGACCAGCGATGAGCAGAGTGTGAAAAACTTGTAcca GGTTGGGAATACAGGAATTCCAGGTGTttggcttttccacactggcaACCGTGACTCTTTTGACAACATAGTCCCTGCTGCCATTAATAGCCTTCTTGCTACTCTAACACCTGGAGGACATGGTCTCACTCTg GACAGCACCACCCCTGAGTATGAAGAGGTTGAGGACTATGCAGACCCTGATAACCAAGAGGAAGATGATTACCCTTTGACAAGCCGGGGCGCCCAATTCCAGCCGGCCCCTGGCGGCAGTCGCCACTCAGAGCCCCGACAACCAGCAAGTCCTGATGCTCCTCCTGAGGATTCTGGTTCTCACGTGTCATATAGCAGTGAAGATATACCATTGACCTCTGAACCCAGGTTTGGTTCAGAGCCAGCAGGGAGGCAATATGTTCCCCCTGATCCTCGGCAGATTCAGGAAGAGAAACCACAG GCTCCCCTGGAGGTGGTGGATGTGTACTCCCCACACAGAAATGAACCACATCTTTCTCCTGGAGGTCATGTGGTCAACGTGGAAGAGGAAGACGTTGATTTTAACACACGAG tGATTCCATACACTACAGAGAATAAGGAAACATGTGCCAG ATTTCAGCAGCAATGTTCCCAGAATGCATTTTGCTCAGACTATGCCACAGGCTTTTGTTGTCACTGCCGGCCTGGATTCTATGGAAACGGACGCCACTGTCTACCAGACG GTGCTCCACAGCGTGTTAGTGGTAAGGTGAGGGGAACCGTGATTGTGGGTTCAACTCCAGTCACACTGAACAACATTGATCTCCATGCTTACATCGTGGTGGGAGATGGGAGAGCGTACACTGCCATCAGTGAG GTACCTGAGCCAGTGGGCTGGGCTCTGATGCCAGTAGCACCAATAGGAGAGCTGTTTGGATGGCTGTTTGCGCTGGAGCTGCCCAATAGCCAAGTGGGATTCAAATTCACAg GTGCCGAGTTCACTCGGCACGCAGAGGTGACCTTTTACCCTGGCAACCAGCGTCTGTCAATCACCCAGACGGGTCGTGGCCTTGATGACCATAACCACCTGACCGTGGATACTGTAGTCAGCGGCAGCGTGCCCTTCCTGCCTCCTGGAGCCGAAGTCACCATAGATCCCTTCAAGGAGATTTACCAGTACTACCCATCCG tTGCCACCTCCACCTCCGTTAGGGAGTTTTCAGTCGTTTCAGCAGAGCGTGGCTCAGAGTCCTTCTCCTTCCAGCTGAAGCAGAACGTCACCTACCGCGAATGTCGACACAGCAACCACGCCGCTGCCCCGGAGACGCTGCAGCTCACCATGGAGAGGGTGTTTGTGATGTACGTCAAGGAGGAGCGCATCCTCAGATACGCCGTCACCAACAAGATCAGCCCAGTCGGAG CGGAGCAAGAGCTGGTCAACCCCTGCTACTCTGGGAACCATGACTGTGACACCACAGCCCAGTGTATCCCATTAGAGGGCCAGGCCTTCCAGTGCCAGTGTGCTACTGGTTACAGAGGGGATGGACACAACTGCTATG ACATAGATGAGTGTGCTGAGGGATTGACTTCATGTGGCGCTCATTCTCAGTGTGTGAACCTGCCAGGCAGCCACCGCTGCCAGTGCCAGAGTGGCTATGAGTTTGGCTATGATGAACGTACCTGTGTTG ATATAGACGAGTGCAGTTCCTCTCCATGTCACGTCAATGCCAGATGTATCAATGGAATGGGATCCTTCCAGTGCCAGTGCCAGCCTGGGTTTTATGGTGATGGCTTCCACTGTACCCAGCAGGAAG GACAGACTGTCCGACCAAAGAGCCAGTGTGAGCACCACAGAGACAGTCTGCAGAGTGGACTGCAACCTGGTGGACGGCCAAGTCTTGGAGCGTTCATCCCACAGTGCGACTCTGATGGGCATTACCGACCCCTGCAG TGTCACGGTTCCACTGGATATTGTTGGTGTGTGGACAACAGGGGACAGGAGAGACCAGGAACCAGGACTCCACCTGGTACAGCACCCAGTGACTGTGACAGACCAG CTGAGCCAACACGTCCTAAAACTCACTGTGAGCACCACAGAGACCGTGTACAGACCACCAGTCCAGAGGGATATCCTATAGCCGGAGCCTATGTACCTCAGTGTGATGATAATGGGCAGTACATATCTCAGCAG TGTCACAGCTCCACTGGATATTGTTGGTGTGTGGACAACAGGGGACAGGAGAGACCAGGAACCAGGACTCCACCTGGTACAGCACCCAGTGACTGTGACAGACCAG CTGAGCCAACACGTCCTAAAACTCACTGTGAGCACCACAGAGACCGTGTACAGACCACCAGTCCAGAGGGATATCCTATAGCCGGAGCCTATGTACCTCAGTGTGATGATAATGGACAGTACATATCTCAGCAG TGTCACGGCTCCACTGGATATTGTTGGTGTGTGGACAGCAGGGGACAAGAAAGACCAGGAACCAGGACTCCTCCTGGTGCAAGACCCAAAGACTGTGACAGACCAG CTGAGCCAACACGTCCTAAAACTCACTGTGAGCACCACAGAGACCGTGTACAGACCACCAGTCCAGAGGGATATCCTATAGTTGGAGACTATGTACCTCAGTGTGATGATAATGGACAGTACACACCATTACAG TGCCATGGTTCCACAGGGCATTGCTGGTGTGTGGACAGCAGGGGACAGGAGAGACCAGGAACCAAGACTCCACCTGGTGCACCACCTGTAGACTGTGACAGACCAG CTGAGCCAACACGTCCTAAAACTCACTGTGAGCACCACAGAGACCGTGTACAGACCACCAGTCCAGAGGGATTTCCTATAGCTGGAGCCTATGTACCTCAGTGTGATGATAATGGACAGTACTCACCATTGCAG TGTCACGGATCCACTGGATATTGTTGGTGTGTGGACAGCAGGGGACAGGAGAGACCAGGAACCAGGACTCCACCTGGTACAGCACGCAGAGACTGTGACAGACCAG CTGAGCCAACACGTCCTAAAACTCACTGTGAGCTGCACAGAGACAGTGTACAGACCACCAGTCCAGAGGGATATCCTATACCAGGAGCGTTTGTTCCTCAGTGTGATGATAATGGACAGTACACAGCTCAGCAG TGTCATGGTTCCACTGGACATTGTTGGTGTGTGGACGGCACGGGAAAGGAAAAACCAGGAACCAGGACTCCTCCTGGTGCAGCACCTGTAGACTGTTACAAACCAG AGCGTCCTAAAACTCACTGTGAGCACCACAGAGACCGTGTACAGACCACCAGTCCAGAGGGATATCCTATAGCCGGAGCCTATGTACCTCAGTGTGATGATAATGGGCAGTACATATCTCAGCAG TGTCACAGCTCCACTGGATATTGTTGGTGTGTGGACAACAGGGGACAAGAGAGACCAGGAACCAGGACTCCTCCTGGTGCAACACCCAAAGACTGTGACAGACCAG CTGAGCCAACACGTCCTAAAACTCACTGTGAGCACCACAGAGACCGTGTACAGACCCTCAGTCCAGAGGGATATCCTATAGCCGGAGCCTATGTACCTCAGTGTGATGATAATGGACAGTACCTACCTCAGCAG TGTCACGACTCCACTGGATATTGTTGGTGTGTGGACAGCAGGGGACAAGAAAGACCAGGAACCAGGACTCCACCTGGTGCAACACCCAAAGACTGTGACAGACCAG CTGAGCCAACACGTCCTAAAACTGACTGTGAGCACCACAGAGACCGTGTACAGACCACCGGTCCAGAGGGATATCCTATAGTTGGAGACTATGTACCTCAGTGTGATGATAATGGACAGTACATATCTCAACAG TGTCACGGATCCACTGGATATTGTTGGTGTGTGGACAACAGGGGACAGGAGAGACCAGGAACCAGGACTCCTCCTGGTGCAGCACCCAAAGACTGTGACAGACCAG TCCCTGTGGTACCAACACAGCGacctgagagtgtgtgtgagcggTGGAGGGCGAGTTTGATAGAGCACTACGGTGGAAAACCAGAGCCACAACAATACGTGCCTCAATGTGAGCCAGATGGACACTTCAG GCCAGTCCAGTGTTATGGCGAGACCACTTACTGCTGGTGTGTGGATCAGGATGGGCGGGAGGTTCCTGGTACCCAATCAAATAATGTTGTCAAACCTGCGT gCCTTCCGTCAGTGGCCCCACCCACCGTGCGACCACTGCCCCGTCCAGATGTGACCCCGCCACCATACACTGAGGTCACGCTGCTGTATGCTCAGGGACAAAAAATAGGAGCTCTGCCTCTCAACGGGACCAGACTGGATGCGGCCCGGTCCAAAACACTACTGACTCTACAT GGTTCCATAGTTGTTGGTATAGCTTATGATTGCAAAGAGAACAAAGTCTATTGGACGGATTTGTCCGCAAGAACGATTAACAGGGCTTCAGTGGCACCAGGAGCTGAGCCCGAGATTCTCATTAACACAA ATCTGGTCAGTCCAGAAGGTTTGGCGGTGGATGTCAAACGCAGGCTGATGTTCTGGGTCGACTCAAACCCTGATATGATTGAAACCTCCAACCTGGACGGCAGTGGGAGGCGGACACTGTTTGATACAGACCTTGTCAACCCCCGGGCCATCATAGTGGTCTCTTCCACTGG TACTCTGTATTGGACAGACTGGAACAG